A stretch of Dama dama isolate Ldn47 chromosome 22, ASM3311817v1, whole genome shotgun sequence DNA encodes these proteins:
- the LOC133043140 gene encoding olfactory receptor 9K2-like has product MGHMGTTNHSEMTDFILVGFRVLPELHILLFLIFLLVYAMILLGNIGMMVIIMTDPRLNTPMYFFLGNLSFVDLFYSSVIAPKAMINFWSESKSISYAGCVAQLFLFALFIVTEGFLLAAMAYDRFTAICNPLLYTVQMSTRLCVQLVAGSYFCGCISSVIETSMTFTLSFCASRAIDHFYCDDRPLQRLSCSDIFIHKLVSFCLSGIIILPTIIVIIVSYLYIVSTVLRIPSTEGRQKAFSTCSSHLGVVSVLYGAGSFMYLTPDRFPELSKVASLCYTLLTPMLNPLIYCLRNKDVKDALRRILRENIFLFISV; this is encoded by the coding sequence ATGGGTCACATGGGAACAACCAACCACTCAGAAATGACTGACTTCATTCTTGTAGGCTTCAGGGTCCTCCCAGAGCTCCACATTCTCCTCTTCCTGATATTTTTGCTTGTCTATGCCATGATCCTCCTAGGAAATATTGGCATGATGGTCATTATTATGACTGATCCTCGGCTGAACACACCAATGTATTTCTTCCTAGGCAACCTGTCCTTCGTCGATCTCTTCTATTCTTCTGTCATTGCACCCAAGGCTATGATCAACTTCTGGTCTGAGAGCAAGTCCATCTCCTATGCAGGCTGTGTGGCCCAGCTCTTTCTCTTTGCCCTCTTCATTGTGACTGAGGGATTTCTCCTGGCAGCCATGGCATATGACCGCTTCACTGCCATCTGCAATCCTCTCCTCTACACTGTCCAGATGTCAACACGTCTCTGTGTTCAGTTGGTGGCTGGTTCCTATTTTTGTGGCTGTATCAGCTCAGTTATTGAGACCAGCATGACATTTACTTTATCCTTTTGTGCTTCTCGGGCCATTGACCACTTTTACTGTGATGACCGTCCACTTCAAAGACTGTCTTGCTCTGACATCTTCATCCATAAACTGGTTTCTTTCTGTTTATCTGGCATCATTATCTTGCCCACCATCATAGTTATTATTGTTTCTTATTTGTACATTGTGTCCACAGTTCTAAGGATACCCTCCACCGAGGGACGTCAGAAAGCCTTCTCCACTTGCAGCTCCCACCTGGGAGTCGTGAGTGTACTCTATGGTGCTGGCTCTTTTATGTACCTCACTCCTGACAGATTTCCTGAGCTCAGTAAAGTGGCCTCCTTGTGTTACACCCTACTCACCCCCATGTTGAATCCTCTGATTTACTGTCTGAGAAACAAAGATGTCAAAGACGCTCTGAGGAGGATCCtgagggaaaatatatttttatttatttctgtttaa